From Amaranthus tricolor cultivar Red isolate AtriRed21 chromosome 4, ASM2621246v1, whole genome shotgun sequence:
CCATGATCATCAGATCATTCTTAAAGAGGGGACAAATCCTATCAATGCGCGACCCTTTCGTTACctgcatttttaaaaaaatgatatcGAGCTTTTGGTCCAAGAAATGTTGAAAGCATGGATAATTAAGCCCTCAACCAGCCTATTTTCAGGCCCCGTAATACTAGTTAAGAAGAAAGACGTGTCATGGTGTTTTTGTGTAGGCTATCGAGCCCTTAACAAGGCGACAATACCATATAAATTCCCTATTCCCATTATTGATGAGCTGTTGGATGTGAGGagcaaaatatttttcaaaggtTAACCACAAATCGGGATACCACCAAATACGGATGTGATTTTTAAGATATTCGTAAAACCACATTTCGCACCCACGAAGAGTACTATGAGTACTGCAACTATACCGTCAACAATTACTAGCTAAACTACCAAATGAAAAGCTAGCACCACGTTTTTGTGACCCATACAGAGTACTGCAACGAATAGGTTAGGTATCATACAAGTTGGAATTACCTACTACTAGCAACATCTATCCTGATTTCATGTTTGCCTACTACAGAGGGCGAGGGGGACTCAGCAACGTCAATTTCATAGCCATTTGTTTCATTGACACTGGAAAGATCACAACCACAATAAGCCTTACAAGTGTGGTCACAAGATCAGTGGTTGGGAAGGACTGACTGAGTCAGAAGCAACATGGGAAGATTACACTAAGATGCTACACACTTATCCAAACGCTCACCTTGTGGACAAGGTAATACTTCAGGCGGAGGTTAATGCCACACTACAGGATTTAAGGGATAACTCAGGTCCAAGGTCTCTAATGACTTATAAGAGAAGGATGAAAACAGCATcttaaaagaggaaaaaaaaacaagCGGAGACACCTTGTATGGTCTGATAGCTGACATATAATAGTGAGGTCAATTTTGTGAATagctattttaatattataccAAGGGCATTTTTGTAATAGCTCTTCTAATATTGGCTTTTTATATGCCCATGTGTAGAGTTGTTGAAGACATAGAGAAATTTAATGATAAAAAGTGTTAAGAGCAAGCAGAAGCTCGAAATTGGAAGTCATCTTTTCTCACTTCTCTTTCTTAAATCTTGTTTTGCAAGTGAATTAATCAGTTCACAACGGCGGTGTGGGATTTGCTTTGGACGTGTGAAAGAGCTTAGTTTTCAACACATTAAGTTATGAAGAGTTCCTCCTTTGTCAGATTAACCTCTCATTAATTGCATCTTGGAACTAATGAGTTTAGGATCTTTGTTAATAACTAGCTTACTAAACCCTTTATTTGAAATATGAAATTTAAGTGAAATGGTTGAAAAAGGTGAGATTTGGGAGTTAGTTTTGTGTTTGGGAAAGAAAAGTATGAAGATTCAGGAAGTTAAGGAAGAAAATTTCTGTTAACATGAGAGGGGGCGTGAAAGGAGTGATGGAGGACAAAGGTGTGGTTTAGTGGTTACAAAAAGCGCATTTATGTCCACGACGAGTTGTCGTGGTTTTTGGGGTCTTGCACGACGAGTTGTCGTGACCTTCTGCTCATATATTTCTTTCCTCTTCATTTCACGACAGTCGTAGTGGCTATTGGTACTTGCATACTACAACTCGTCGTATCCTCTTTTTTGgctacacttttttttttaatattcatcCACATTGCTTGGACAACAAATACTAcccacttttatttatttttatgaggGTTCCTGTCGTGTATCCATCATTTATCAGGTGGGGAGGAGATAATTACTTAAAAGAGGCACACCAAAAGGATTGCCGAGGATGCACATGCACATGCTGCTGATGAGGAAGAATTGGAGAATTTGGTGACACAAGGAGTgacacttgagcaaaaggaataaaATCGGTTATTGATTTTGTTAAGATGTCACTAGCATTTCCTATTTTACCTTTTATTTTGTGTTGTAAAAAGAGCATCTAAAATTATTCTAGAGGGATCCAACCTTAAGTTGTTAGACCCttagttctataaataactaGGGAAATAAGAATGTAATGATGCTTATCTTGTGAATGGAGTAGTGATATCCGTTGGGAGCATGTCGTACTCAAATCAACCTTAgcttctctttctttttttttcttttacattcTTCTCTACCCTTCCTTGCAGTACACAACTCAAAATCcataaaagttaaaattccaaactaaaataATGAATCACTTTAAACTAAGGAGAGAAACATGGGTCAAACTGTGTACTGGCAcactatatatatttttttaaaaaattgaatggCTAACTAGTTTGAGATTACTTATTCTTAACCTACTATCCTAATACATGCAGGTCCGAGGCGTTTTTTGTACTATAGAACCTTGAGGCTATTTTCAACTGATGAGGTGTGTATTAATATATCATCCCTTGTTTCCAGATGTACAAAGTTGTTGTTTGCCTAGGTTCAGTTTATAGATTGATCCATGATTCTCAAATGCATTTATGTTTTGTAACACATTGTTTGGATACGAATATTGGAGGGAATGGAAGGAGAGTGGTGGGGAGCAAAGAGAATCATTTTTCTATTTGGATATAGCCGTgaaatcttttgggattaagtcCTCAACAATGTTGTTGTTTATAGCCTAGAAAAGGAAGCGAAAGAGGGGGAAATATGAAGGAAAGACATATTAGTGGTAGTTAATGAAATTTCTTCTAGGAAAAGCGGAGGGGAGAGCGTGATCATCTAAAATTAACGCTATAGATAGAGAAAGAAAGGTGAAATTGAGGAAACTAGAGGAGGAAAAGTAGTATGGTGGAAGGAGAGAAAGTTGTAATCTCTTAAATTAAGTACCACTATCTTTTCTAAATATCTCTTAAGTTGTAATCTCCATAATAAGTGTAAATCTGGTTATATATGTTGACTTTAGCTTCACTCCATAACTATTAGCAAACTTAATTTTTTCCCTATAGAAAGGAGTAAGTGTCAACTCTGAatttatttgttcatttttatGGATGAGCGATTTCATTATGGATGAACGAACATCTAAGGATGTAGTAGAGAAATGCAAAGAGAGCAATATGACTAAAAGAGTGCATAAGTTCCTATGCATAGATGAATCAGTTAAAAGGAAGTTTTGGAAGGATCTCGATGATTtggtgcaaaacataccaataAATGAAAAGCTCTATATCAAAGGTAATTCGAATGGGCTCGTAGGGGTATGTCGCTGTTAGAGCCAACTCTACCGCATGAGCGGTATGAGCGACGACTCAAGACCTGTTATTTTAAGGGCCCCAAAAATTAATACATCCATTTTTCgaatcaaatattaaaaaatataatactttTACCAATACATGTAAATCTTCATAGAATCTATGTCGAtactttttcataattaatgaCGATTCATTAGTTTAATAATGACTAATTTgatgattattgatttttggtttcTGACTATTAAGTactgtttgatttattttatctttatggGTTATTCTACATGGTAGGCACAAACTTTTGCAAAAGGCCAGCGGTAGCAATCTttaaaaaattccacaaaatagcattgtacttttggaattCAAGCTGCCATAACATTATAAACCAaaaatcatttgatttttcGTTATCTTGGGAAATTTCGTTTTGCCTTTGTCTTCTTCTTtatccatcttcttcttccctccATCTTTTTCATGTATCATAATGTTAATCAAGTATTTTTGTGAAGTTTCAAAATGAATACTTGCTTCTTTATATTTAACATCTGTAGGCTACTTCACTAAAACTTGTTCTTACTAATTCTTACTATGTCAAAAGTTAATTAGATATTGTGGAATGGAGGCATTTGAGCCTTTTGGACTTTCCAttccaacaatttttttttaagagtgGGTATGTCGGTCATTGGATTGGAATATCTTACAAACAAATGTCTTTTGTATACCTTCCCAATCTTTTGTTTAGCTTCACATGTTTATATTCAAATACCTTCTCCTTCAGAACTTTGAACAGATGCAAAATACTCAAATAGCTTTATAAATTCCCAGTCAGGACAAACAAGGTTAAAAAAGCACACCATACTTAATTAACATTATGGTCTAATTCGTAAAACCTTAAACTTCTAGTTTAAATGAAAGAAGATGAAGGGAAGAAAAAgatggatgaagaagaagacaagGGCAAAAAGGAAATTTCCCAAGATAACGAAAAATCAAACGTTTTTTGGTTCATCTTATTACAGCAGCTTGaattccaaaagtacaatgttattttgtagtttttggttcatcaaaagaTGGACATACATGTTTATACTCAACAAGCACACATTTAATTTTTGCTCAAGGCCCTTAAAGGTTCGGAGACGACCATGGTTGTTGTGGCTACGGAAGCGTCCATAGAGGTTTTGGCTGCGAAAGCGTCCGTAGTGGCTAAGAAGagtatatttttgattttacacACTCATACGATTTGTTGGTTGCTAACACATGGTTTAAGAAGAGAGATAACCACTTGTTGATTTTAAGAACCAGAGTAAATGCAACCAAACTGAATATATTTTGACAAGGGTGATAGatataggtagttttttaaacTGTAAGATTATTTCAAAAGAGTGTGTAATGACCAAACTCCTTATCTCAGATGTTCGCATTCAAGTAAGACCAAAGGTAAAAGAACCAAAGAGGAACGTAAGATTAAATGGTGGAGATTAAAAGTGGAAAATACTAAAGTTTTCGTTGAGAAAGTTAAAGAAGATTGAGAGATGACTTTGGATGCACAGGACACCTTGTTCAAGATGAAAACTTATATCACTCAAATAGATAAGGAGATTTTAGGAGAATGAGTGGGTACTAACCTAGTAAAGAAGAATACAACGTCGTGGAATAAAGAGATCAAGCTgggttatcaagaaaaagaaaaaaatgctaTCTTGTATTAGGAAAATACAGGAATGAGAAAAACTTAGTCGAGTATAAGGAAATTCAAAACAAGACAGAAGTAACAGTTTGCGATGcaaaattaaaagtttttacAGAGGTGTTTGACAAACTAGATTTTAAAGGAGAAAAAGATATCTATAGGATGACAGAGGTGGAAAGCAAAAACTAATGACGTATTTAATGAGCTCTTTAATGGAGAACAAAGAAATATTGTAAGGGATACAACAATAACTCCCTTAAATGAAAATAGAGAATTTATACAAAGACTACAAAAATCAAAGGTGAAGGGGGCTTTGAAGAAATGGAAGCTAAAGAAAATCGAGAATTTTTGCAAAGATACTATGAAAAGATGTTACTAGCATATTAGAGAATCAATTTGGATTAATGCCAAGGAGATTTACGATGGAAAAAATTCATCTTATATGACAAATGATGGAGCACTGTAGGGTTAGAAAAAGAGACATGCACATGTTTTTTACTGACTTGAAAAAAACATACGATAAGGTACCAAGAGAAGTACTTTGGTGGGCGAGACAAAGTAAGGGTATTCtaattaaatacattaatattgTGCAAAATATGTATTGAGATGCTTAGACGAATGTTAGGGAAATGTGGAGGGGTCAACAAAGGATTTCCCAATCACAATTGACCTTCAAGGCTTGTCCCTAAGCCATTTTCTTTTTGCGGCAGTCCTAAAGGAGATAACTCGATCGATACAAGGAGATGTGCCTTGGTGCATGTTGTTTGCTGATGACATTCTTTTGGTAGAGCAGACCAGGATGGGGTGAATGCTAAGTTTGAATGTTGGAGACAAGAGTTAGAGTCACGATAATTCAAATTAAGTCTGAGTAAGGCGGAGTACATGAAGTGTAACTTTAGCTTAAACGATATAACAAGAGGTGCTGTTAAgctagaagagaaagaaatcgCCTCTTGTGGATGCTTCAAATACCTTGGATCTATATTTAAGAGTTGTTGGGACATCCAATAAGGTGTGACCTATAGAATTAAGTGTGAGTCAGAGTGACATAATGAACAACGGTTTTTGCGGTATTATGTGATTGAGGTGTGCTTCAAAGctaaaaggaaaattttatcGAACGATCATTGGATCAACGCTTCTATAAAAAGAATGGTAGTAGGAAGATGAGAGTAGTAGAAATGTAAATGCTTTGTGGATGAGTGGACATACCTTTAGGGTTAGAATTCAATACGAAGATATAAAAAAAGGATTTAGAAGTTGCTAATATTGaggaaaagaggaaaaaaaattgtttaagatGGTTTGTGCATGTGTAGAAACGAGATTAGCGAACCGATAAAGAAGATAGAAAGTTAGACTTGATGAATGATGATATGCCAATCTAGCTTCATGGGTTCAGTGGGCTCAAGTGAACCcataataaaatgtaaaaaggATTGATTAGCTTTCTAAAAAACATCTTGTAGGCAATGATCAAGTGTTCGAAATCTATAAAACCCccttttcaattatttttcattCCACTTCCACTTTTAACCTTGTCTTCCCCTTGCCCTATACGCATGTATTCTTCCCAAAACCTTAAAACCTGTTTTTGTCAATGGTAAGgtaaaaaatatttgtcaaaGTTTTAATGTTGATCTTTAAACTTGCAATTGATTAGTTCAAGTtgattcaaaattataattgggTTTATTTAAAATGATGGATAGTTAAAGAGTTAGGGTTTGTTATATTGTGGATTTCTATAATTATAactgtcattttcaaattgTAATTGTTAATACGTGTCTATTAGGATTATCGCATATTTGTAGTTTGAATTACATTCGAACTAGAAGGGGCTGAAAAAAAATCCGGGAACTGCCACTGTCTAGCCCTGAATGACAGTCTTTATTTTGGTGTAGGCCCTGCTTTCTCGATCTAATTCCAGTGTGAAAGAGCTGATGCAATCATTTGAACGCTTGAAGGCTGAAACTAGAAATCTGGAGGTACGCTTTTCTGTAATTTTATACAGGTTTTGGCCTTGTGATGCAATATAGTAGTAAAGCTGAAGATACAACAATCATTGTTTGAACAGTATGTTTATGCAAGGGTGAGGTTATATATGGTTAGGCCACTCCAAACGTGATATTGGTAGGATCAATATTGGGTTATTAGGTTGGGTTCAACAATATTGGCGTGTTTATATGGAAGCATGGTGTTCGTTTTAAGTCTATCATGGATATCAAAGTGGCAGCAAATAAGAATATTTCTCAACAAAATGAAAACTGACATGGGAACTGCATATCTGATTTTCTCCATTTAACCTTGATTTGATATGTAGTTTTGTGAGATTCTTAGTGTATACAACATGTGTATATTTCAGAAAAAGGTATCAATGGCAGAGGAGGAGATGAAAAGAGGCAGAACTAAATTGAGGTTCGTGTCTGCTTTTGATGTAATTTGAGTGATGTGATTGTATGATCAACTTGTTTCTGTACACTAAATATCTTTTGACAGACATGCTGGACATCAGATTAGAAAGGCAATTCTGTCTGCAAATAAGATTGAGAAACAAGCAAGAGGTATGTTTAACTCATTTGTTTACATTTTATTAATGACTGAGCATTGTCTGTTTTAGTCTAATATTGGAGTTTCTCAATCGGTCCAGGCTTGAAGGATGTACTTGCAGATCTCCCTAGAACAGATGCATCTAAATTCAATTCACAGGTTGGACTTGAAGTTGTTTGTATTAAGGCCTTATATGTGCATGGTTCTGGTTCTAACTTttcaacaattgcaaaattaatCATATCAATATATTTGTTGCTAGCATCGGCAACATCTGGATCCAATGACTAGTGGTGATACTTTCCGCGGCATATTTATGCCAGCTTTATAAGTTTAAGAGTTTCAAATTTTAATCACACGTTTTCTAAAAGATTCTCGCTTTTGGAAATGTTTCATCGAGTATAATTTAAgcgttttaataatttttacattcGAAGGTAAAGTTTCAGCTATTTGTCACTGACCAGTTGACCACCATATCATTTTGCATAACTGATTCAAGAGTTTGTGATGTTGGGACTTAGTGAATTCCTCAGATTGGGCAACGCTTCATATTGTCTCCTCCTTTTCGACTCTGTTccctaaaataaaacttatcTTAAGCTGGAAGGGGAAGGGCTTTTTTGTTGGTCAATACATTTTCGTATTTTTGTAAATCTATTCGGCAATATTTGCAGATCAAAAGCTTAGTTGCGGAGGCAAAACAGGAGCGAAAAGTGCTGGCGAAAGAAGTTACAAAGATAAGTAATTTTGGGATCTCCATATGACATCTCTTTTTTACATTGTCTAACCTGACTGTTTTGGGAATAAGTCGTTGGAAAAATCAGCTGTGAGCCTGTGGGACTCATTCCATATTTCCTTTACAGCCCATGTATTGGGAAGCAAAATCATTTTTTTCTAAGGAATAGTGTATCAAATATCAATTGTTCATTTAAGAGATCTGGTTTTGCACAGATTTTGCTTGAAATTTTGCCAGATTTTGCGGACAATGTTGATTCTATTGTTCTACTTCTATATGATAACGTGAAGATTGTCTTTGAAAAGATTATGCACTCATCATAATAGAACTGTCTGTGCTCTATTCTTGTCATTACAAAATTCCCTATTTTTTTGCCAATCAAGTATTGCAGCACATTTCTTTTATTGAGTGGAATCTCGTTGGAAAACTACAGAAATAGTTTGTTTAAACATGAGAAGATTTTGCTTTTTACGTGTTAGTGGAGGTGTCTGTTCGAGCCATCGTCTTGGTTTGAATTCAGTCATATCATATCGTAATATATGGTTAAGTAGGTATAGTATgttaatattttatcatttcTATATTAAGAATTGCTAGGGGTTCGTTTGAATTTAACCCAATTGAACAAACACATCCCTGTGAGACACTTGATAGTGAAGATTCGAACCTTGTGGACAATACGTAAGAACTCAACTATCAAGTCTTTTAAAGTATCAATCATAACTCAACTCAAAAAGCTAAATATCAAGTTAACAAGTATTGTCTCTGTTCGACTCAATTTaaatcaatttgtattttaggttgtttttgtttatttttgtattatttattattttaaaatgaattttttcattattttaatcttagtcaaatatttaaactttttttatattatgttaACAGTTTATTTTCTGGATAATTTCACGTGGTAATcctaaggttttgggttttccacgtggtaatccTAACGTTTTGgatttttcacgtggtaaccaaaacttttaaaaaaatccacgcggtaaTCCTCAGGTTTTCTAAATTGTTTCACCATGACCTTTTTgtacataaaacattagaaaatGTTAATTTCAAAACTTTAAGGTTGCTATACACCTATTTACatgacttattttttttaaatttcatcaGTTTTAACCATTTTCCCAAAACATAAACCTCAACTCTACTATTTTTCATccaaattacatttttttcctcaaattcaaatttagtaCTTGAAATGGTCAGTTAGAGTTTATGTTTTAGGGGAATAGCTTGAAAAAATAACTCTTGGAATACATTTATTTATGGTTTGATATTTGTACTGAAGTACTTAATTAACCTCAAATGAAATGGTATGGTATTACGGTTCTAGTAGGACTGTAGGAGATACAGGAGAGAGAAATTGCATTTCATTATTAAGGAAGAAGAATTCAAGGTTTAATCGTAGTAGAGAGAAAtaacaatttattaatttgggAGGAGAATAGAGGGAGGAAACAATTTCTTTTGGAATTATTACCTTGGGGTGGGGTGGGGTGTTATAATAATCCCTAATTGGAGGTTAATATTGCATATTTAGTCATTTACTTTCAATCCAAATCATGTTTATCTTCTTAACTTTTTATTGAATCACTACTTCTCCCTTAATACGCAAGccattgttttgaaaagtattatgagctattcttgtgagaggTCATCTCTCAATGAAACAaactcaaaacaagaagttcaTATGCTAATAAATGTATCAACTATCAATTGAGCTATTTAGCTTATGTATGGACAATACCTCACAGTGAtcacacaaaaatttgtgaagtATTATATATTGAGGATGTGAGAATGGCTACTCAAATTATAGTCATTctcaatttcttaatttatgtataatttaaaattaattacttatttcTGAACACAACCTAttgttgtttattaatttattatttagcttaaaaagaataatataaaatatttaaaatggaTGGGTGAGTTGAACATACGAATTAAATGTGAAAATGAGAAATAATGAGAGTGTGAGGTcatactcaaaataaaaaatttggcaaattaaataagatatactaaaacaaaaaaaattagtaatttcACATAACAATACTTTTTTCAATACAGAGTAATTCTATGAATTAGATAGGGTAAATAGTCAATAATAAATCAACTTTTGCTTCATCCGCTGAAAATATACCAAcctattatttattgttaaatAAAGCAATCTATTAGGTATACTTGCTAAATAAACTCAACTTTTGTTTTTAACCATCTTTGAAACTTCTTTGTAAGCAAGAATTAGAAATAAACAAGAggtgagtttattttcagcaattatatTGAATAGgtaagtttatttaaaaaataaacaataattaaatttatttttagcggATCTAacaaaatttggtttatttttaacaatttccCAATTAGACATCATATTTTTCCTAGCTTCAGTCAAGTTGCTCGCCTAAACCATCACATTGCACGTCATATCATCATGTTTACTCATTTGAATACTTCTATTCCGCAACTTTTTCTCCCTGCTTGCTCGGAAAGACTCATCAGTAACCTCGTCAATAAATCTTTGTTTCAAAAGATTTGGTACTTGAAATTTACTTATTTGAATACTTAGGCATGAGATTGCCATGTTGGGAAAGTTTGAACCATTTAAGTAACAAGGTTGTATTTTCCCCAATTTAGTTAAGAAGGAAGTTTATATGAACTAGATAGATACCCGTGCCATGCAcggagattaaaaaaaatttgagttaattttatacttgtattataatttttgtaaaggttattagttagtattttaaatattatatatatatatatatatatatatatatatatatatatatatatatatatatatatatatatatatatatatatatatatatatatataattgaatatttaaattttttgttcaataaaattaggaaaataataaatggtaatacaaaatttataattaataacttAAGTTCGTgacaataattaaataattacaactaaatcaaaatttttatcataaaaatggCTTCATAACTTCAATATAGATCACCTTGCAACTATATTGTATGAAACACcctgcaatatatatatatattgattagttatattaataataaaactatcaaAAGGATATTACTTAAAGAATATGAACGCGTAATTTTTTACCTCATAAGTTTTGAAATACTTCTTTATATACCACATTGTCAGTAGACGACGACGACGTAGTTGTTTGATTATCTTTGTCAACAATAAGAATTTTAAGTCCTTTCTTACTTCTCACTCTTGATACGGCAACATAAAGTTGTCCATGACTGAATACAGGTTTAGGCAAAAACAATCCAACATGACTCAATGATTGTCCTTGACTTTTATTAATAGTCATCGCAAAACAAAGCATCAAAGGAAATTGTCTTCTTTGAAGTCTAATTGGGAGCTGTGTGGTATCTGTTGGAGTCAATGTTATTCTTGGTATGAAAACCTTTTCTCCTTTATTGCATCCCGTAAGAATAGTTGCCTCGACAATGTGATCTCCAAGCTGGTTGACTACCAATCGTGTGCCATTACACAATCCAGCTGATTGATCAATGTTTCTAAGCATCATAACAGGAGCACCAACCTTCAATTTCAGCTCATGATTCGGAAGGCCAGAGCACTTAATACTGTTTAAGTACTCTACAGAAAAAGCATCGGCATTAGACTCAAAACATCCATCTGCTTTACTTATAGAATCAGAACTTAAGTAAACCTTTTCGTCCCCAGGTAATAATGAAAGAACATATTCATTCACTTTCCCAACAATATCATTTGTAGGACAAAGTATGGCCCTTTCTTGAAAAAAGTTTGTGTCACTTAAGTTCTCCTGTATGGATGGATATGTACTTTCAACTATGGCACCAATAGGATCTACAACATCCTTAATGAGAAATTGATCAGGAATATCAATAATGGCTTCTCCATCATTAGGTTCTCCTAGTATGCCATCACCAATCTTTAAAATCCAATCAGCGAAATCCTTTAAATCATTATCATCAACAGACTGAGTTTGCAACCTCATATTCTTTGTAAGCCTTAAAACCTTACACGAATGCCAAATGTAAGAAGAGTTTAATGATGCAAAAACTATATCTTGTCGTGTTCCTTTTGGAATAACTGGTAATACCTGCCTAAAATCACCTCCAAAAACAACTACCTTACCAGCAAATGGAGAGTCCGAAGCAATACCATTTGAATCTCGTAAAGCGTCTCGCATACTCCTGTCTAAAgcttcaaaacaatatttgttCGTCATAGGGGCTTTGTCCCAAATGATGAGCTTAGTCTTATTTAGCAAAGAGGTTAAATCGCTACCCGGAGTAATACCTCTACACATAGAATCAGGAGTGGCAATCAAAGGAATTCCAAATCTTGAATGTGCAGTTCTTCCTCCTGGCAGTAATAGAGAAGCAATACCACTTGAAGCAACAGGAAGGACAATATCCCCTTTCGATCGAATAGCTGCACACAAAGTTCTCCACATAAATGTTTTACCAGTTCCGCCATGCCCATAAAGGAAAAAAACACCACCTTTATTATCATTCATAGCCTGCATAATATCATCATATATGATCCGTTGTTCAGCAGTCAAACATTGAAATAACTGCTCATGCTCTATGCGTAGTGCTTCTCTATCATAACTTAACTCATCAGCTATGAGTCTATTAAAACTATCCTGAATTATTAATTCATCTGGAAGTAGCTCATTGCTATAATTGCGTAGTGAACAACCATTATTCTGCAGAATCTTCTCAATATCAACTAATGCATAGCATTTCAATTGTTCATCACTAAGCTTCAAATCTGTAATTATCACttagaaattattataataCTTAATGGTTAAACATGATTAATAAAGCtatttcttaattaaattaaataattaaaaaaattaccgGGAAATCGAATTATCATGCGTTGCCTATATAGTACATCTTCTGAAAGCACATGCCATGTACTGTTCCATACAAATTCAGGTCTAGATATACTATTAGACATAAGCAAAATGGCAAATAGTTTTCTTAAGTAGTGTGCAGATCCCCAAAAACTTGCCTCTAATATACCATCAATATATTCTTTATTATCATCTAACAAACCCATTGCATAGCAAGCATCTTTAAATGTAGGGTAGAGAACACCATTTATGGTACGAATATCTTCAAAACTTGTTGGGCCCTTAACATAGTTCAGAAGTGTGCGTAAGTAATATCGTTCCCCACATCCTGGAGATACATGATAAAGTCTACCGATAGAAAAACCTCTCTTACGAATGGTC
This genomic window contains:
- the LOC130810375 gene encoding RGS1-HXK1-interacting protein 1, whose protein sequence is MESNEGSSSPSIKNPPLTATDNFSVEAALKILEKQTNPWLQQTIEQAMIFQTTAEQTFNSAITTTRDRLSQILCSSSAHFQQTLESLKDVKAEYNAYETKFFGKVKEGAFFAGSNPLIATGAVIGLGFMGLKGPRRFLYYRTLRLFSTDEALLSRSNSSVKELMQSFERLKAETRNLEKKVSMAEEEMKRGRTKLRHAGHQIRKAILSANKIEKQARGLKDVLADLPRTDASKFNSQIKSLVAEAKQERKVLAKEVTKISNFGISI
- the LOC130810828 gene encoding uncharacterized protein LOC130810828; this translates as MRDRSCSKRYPKQFNNTTVLSDEGYPVYRRRDTGATVDKNNVSIDNRFVVPYNPTLLLKYQAHINVEWCNQSRAIKYLFKYINKGNDRVTAGLVRKRNENADDNTIDEIKEYYDCRYVSACEAIWRIFAFEIHYRLPSVERLNFHLPGEQTVVFNENETIENVLNKPLVDKSMFLAWMECNSRFEEARELRYFEFPGKFVWKRKEREWTIRKRGFSIGRLYHVSPGCGERYYLRTLLNYVKGPTSFEDIRTINGVLYPTFKDACYAMGLLDDNKEYIDGILEASFWGSAHYLRKLFAILLMSNSISRPEFVWNSTWHVLSEDVLYRQRMIIRFPDLKLSDEQLKCYALVDIEKILQNNGCSLRNYSNELLPDELIIQDSFNRLIADELSYDREALRIEHEQLFQCLTAEQRIIYDDIMQAMNDNKGGVFFLYGHGGTGKTFMWRTLCAAIRSKGDIVLPVASSGIASLLLPGGRTAHSRFGIPLIATPDSMCRGITPGSDLTSLLNKTKLIIWDKAPMTNKYCFEALDRSMRDALRDSNGIASDSPFAGKVVVFGGDFRQVLPVIPKGTRQDIVFASLNSSYIWHSCKVLRLTKNMRLQTQSVDDNDLKDFADWILKIGDGILGEPNDGEAIIDIPDQFLIKDVVDPIGAIVESTYPSIQENLSDTNFFQERAILCPTNDIVGKVNEYVLSLLPGDEKVYLSSDSISKADGCFESNADAFSVEYLNSIKCSGLPNHELKLKVGAPVMMLRNIDQSAGLCNGTRLVVNQLGDHIVEATILTGCNKGEKVFIPRITLTPTDTTQLPIRLQRRQFPLMLCFAMTINKSQGQSLSHVGLFLPKPVFSHGQLYVAVSRVRSKKGLKILIVDKDNQTTTSSSSTDNVVYKEVFQNL